The following are from one region of the Amedibacterium intestinale genome:
- a CDS encoding FtsW/RodA/SpoVE family cell cycle protein encodes MDLGSSKAKRPDKFDFVLIALLVLMMCTSLLSIAAASGIIGVSASTFYLVKQAAFFIGGFGVIAILHYIGNDSLFDFAKIGYWILMGCLVLCLIGHIYYRFTGAEKFLGFVSTVNGATSWFNFPVLGSFQPSEYMKIVLVIITANVIDEHNKNKSIDSFELDFNLFIKILKWALPPMILIFLQPDTGVCIIIAISIVAMVLCSGIKKEWIIFIGVFLLIAILIFVFLYVYHYDFLGKLVGGPYKLTRFNGWLHPEENVGGDGYHLYMALLAIGSSGLTGHGMGVNLVDIPEAQTDFIFAVIGQSWGLIGTVFIVILCAALDLYLCRIATACENMFEKYIVIGVLGILIYQQFQNIGMVIGLLPITGITLPLISYGGSSIISYMIAFGIIFNTSCKSKKHVE; translated from the coding sequence ATGGATTTAGGATCATCAAAAGCAAAGCGACCGGATAAATTTGACTTTGTACTGATTGCCCTTCTTGTGTTAATGATGTGTACAAGTCTATTGTCAATTGCGGCAGCATCCGGGATTATTGGTGTTTCTGCAAGTACATTTTATCTTGTAAAGCAAGCAGCATTTTTCATTGGAGGATTTGGTGTTATTGCCATTCTTCATTATATAGGAAATGATAGTCTTTTTGATTTTGCAAAAATTGGATATTGGATTTTAATGGGATGTCTTGTTTTATGTTTAATTGGACATATCTACTATAGGTTTACTGGTGCTGAAAAATTTCTAGGATTTGTTTCTACAGTTAATGGTGCTACTTCCTGGTTTAATTTTCCAGTTCTAGGTTCTTTTCAACCAAGTGAATATATGAAAATTGTTTTGGTTATCATCACTGCAAATGTTATTGATGAGCACAATAAGAATAAATCTATAGATTCCTTTGAATTAGATTTCAATTTATTTATCAAAATATTAAAATGGGCTTTACCTCCTATGATTTTGATTTTTCTTCAGCCAGACACTGGAGTATGCATTATCATAGCCATATCTATTGTGGCTATGGTGTTATGTTCCGGTATAAAAAAGGAATGGATTATATTTATTGGGGTATTCTTGTTAATCGCAATTCTGATATTTGTTTTCTTGTATGTTTATCATTATGATTTTCTTGGAAAACTAGTTGGCGGTCCATATAAACTTACTCGTTTTAATGGATGGCTACATCCAGAGGAAAACGTAGGTGGAGATGGTTATCATTTGTATATGGCTTTATTAGCTATTGGATCTTCAGGACTTACTGGTCATGGAATGGGAGTTAATCTTGTTGATATTCCGGAAGCCCAGACAGATTTTATATTTGCTGTTATTGGACAAAGCTGGGGCTTAATTGGCACTGTATTTATCGTAATTTTATGTGCTGCTTTGGATTTATATTTATGTCGTATTGCCACAGCATGTGAGAATATGTTTGAGAAGTATATTGTTATTGGAGTATTGGGAATATTGATTTATCAGCAATTTCAAAATATAGGTATGGTCATCGGATTATTGCCTATTACCGGTATTACACTTCCTTTGATATCTTATGGAGGTTCTTCAATTATTTCTTACATGATAGCTTTCGGTATAATCTTTAATACAAGTTGTAAATCGAAAAAACATGTTGAATAA
- a CDS encoding MATE family efflux transporter, translated as MKENKMGVMEMKKLILTMSFPIMISMLVQALYNIIDSMFVARVSEAALAAVSLCYPVQMILIAVACGTGVGVNALLSRYLGEKKYKEANQIASHGLFLAICNWLIFAVLGMFFSETFLRIFSSDEQILQMGISYMKICTLFSFGVFIQITYERIMQSTGNTIYNMIIQGVGALINIILDPIFIFGYFGLPAFGVKGAAIATVIGQMIAMMLGIIITQKKIKEVKIHPKEWKLDIKMIGKMYQIGFPAILMQSIMSFMTVFMNMILIPFSELAVSVFSIYFKLQQFVFMAVLGMNNALIPIISYNFGAKKKERILEAIHFSLIISSIIMILGTVVFELFPKELLYLFDAKENMLSIGIPALRIISISFVFAGISIVLCSVFQALGHANQSLLITLLRQLVILIPLTWILVRNFGLDIGWISFPITEIICTVLSIGMLINIKRKTIMKIN; from the coding sequence ATGAAAGAAAATAAAATGGGCGTTATGGAGATGAAAAAACTTATTCTTACGATGTCATTTCCTATTATGATTTCTATGCTTGTACAGGCATTATACAATATTATAGATAGTATGTTTGTTGCCAGAGTATCAGAAGCAGCATTAGCTGCAGTATCTCTTTGCTATCCAGTTCAAATGATACTCATTGCGGTAGCATGTGGAACAGGAGTAGGGGTTAATGCTTTATTATCACGCTATCTTGGTGAGAAAAAATATAAAGAAGCAAATCAGATAGCATCACATGGATTATTTTTAGCAATATGTAATTGGCTTATATTCGCAGTTCTTGGTATGTTTTTTTCAGAAACCTTTTTAAGAATCTTCTCTTCAGATGAACAAATATTACAAATGGGAATTAGTTATATGAAAATATGTACACTATTTTCCTTTGGTGTATTTATTCAGATTACATATGAAAGAATAATGCAATCTACAGGAAACACCATTTATAATATGATTATTCAAGGAGTGGGAGCACTAATTAATATCATCTTGGATCCAATTTTTATTTTTGGTTATTTTGGATTACCGGCTTTTGGTGTAAAAGGAGCTGCCATCGCAACTGTGATTGGTCAAATGATTGCGATGATGTTGGGAATTATAATTACACAGAAAAAAATAAAAGAGGTAAAAATTCATCCAAAAGAATGGAAACTGGATATAAAAATGATAGGAAAAATGTATCAAATTGGATTTCCAGCTATTTTAATGCAATCAATTATGAGTTTTATGACAGTTTTTATGAATATGATTTTAATACCATTTTCAGAGCTTGCTGTTTCTGTATTCAGTATTTATTTTAAGCTGCAGCAATTTGTCTTTATGGCAGTATTAGGTATGAACAATGCATTAATTCCAATCATATCTTATAACTTTGGCGCAAAGAAAAAAGAAAGAATCTTAGAAGCCATTCATTTTTCATTAATAATTTCATCAATTATTATGATTCTTGGAACAGTTGTATTTGAATTATTCCCAAAGGAGCTTTTATACTTGTTTGATGCGAAAGAAAATATGCTTTCTATTGGTATTCCTGCTTTACGTATTATAAGTATAAGCTTTGTATTTGCAGGTATTTCTATTGTATTATGTTCCGTATTTCAAGCACTTGGACATGCAAATCAATCTCTGTTGATTACTTTGTTAAGACAATTGGTAATTTTAATACCTTTAACATGGATACTGGTACGAAACTTTGGATTAGATATTGGATGGATTTCATTTCCAATAACAGAAATCATTTGTACAGTCCTAAGTATAGGTATGTTAATAAATATAAAAAGAAAAACGATTATGAAAATAAACTAA
- a CDS encoding BglG family transcription antiterminator produces MIELTKRQLEIVNIIKKERIVSSSKIGQMLNVSSKTIRNEINEINSKCKSSYIVSEKGSGYKINSNLQVQINDEDSQLNRNFLILRDLLSKEEIDLYELAESLFISESTLLKSIQMLNEIIRKRNPNIQIQRNHNMLKLNGSEEERRQVSTYFLMHELEEYNFDLKNYADFFSLFDLNILKELILEFNKEYHIKMKDVEVLSFVMHVAVMIDRILQGNEIIMPEYTQVDQSQKELAITFYKKLKNWLPIAMSESEINYLACLFAGKVSSQNKEQLEELGDFVKKVLQQIKDYYDIDLTEDEELIKNLQIHLMGLKNRIEHNTFLNNPLIADIRTHFPIMYDISIFFAVKIQEFFDTRLQEGEIGYLTLHFMGAVERLNSKIHKKIVVISPIGEAVNEYIRKRLSSVHELRIEICEILSIFDVEKIEEYKPDLVVSLMSIPKAISYPYYVCKELLSNQDIEHIYLELTNKKENEKNNIEHFFDNDLFFYDQCFENKDELLSYLCEQLCKKGYAKQDYLEKVLKREQIAPTAYGNLFAIPHPIEKCAVENKICICILKKPIIWSDKKVKIVFLFALTKEKNDKFDSMFTQMVSLLDNIDKVKKLVKTKTLIEFLAEFVQE; encoded by the coding sequence ATGATAGAACTTACAAAAAGACAACTTGAAATAGTTAATATTATAAAAAAAGAAAGAATTGTTTCATCATCTAAAATTGGACAAATGTTAAATGTATCCTCAAAAACCATTCGAAATGAAATCAATGAAATTAACTCTAAATGTAAATCTTCCTATATTGTATCAGAAAAAGGAAGTGGATATAAAATAAATTCTAATTTACAAGTGCAAATCAATGATGAAGATTCACAGTTGAATAGAAATTTTTTAATTTTACGTGATTTGCTTTCTAAAGAAGAAATTGATTTATATGAATTGGCGGAATCTTTATTTATTAGTGAATCTACTTTATTAAAGAGTATACAGATGTTAAATGAAATTATTAGAAAGAGAAATCCAAACATTCAAATACAAAGAAACCATAATATGTTAAAGTTAAACGGAAGTGAGGAGGAAAGAAGACAAGTATCTACTTATTTTTTAATGCATGAATTGGAAGAGTATAACTTTGATTTAAAAAATTATGCTGACTTTTTTTCGCTCTTTGATTTAAATATACTAAAAGAGCTTATATTAGAATTTAATAAAGAATATCATATAAAAATGAAAGATGTAGAAGTATTATCTTTTGTTATGCATGTTGCAGTTATGATTGATAGGATCCTGCAAGGAAATGAGATTATAATGCCGGAATATACACAAGTTGATCAATCACAAAAAGAATTAGCTATTACATTTTATAAAAAACTTAAAAATTGGCTTCCAATTGCGATGTCTGAATCAGAAATAAATTATTTGGCATGTCTTTTTGCAGGAAAAGTGTCTTCACAAAATAAGGAACAATTAGAAGAATTAGGAGACTTTGTGAAAAAAGTACTGCAACAAATTAAAGATTATTATGATATTGATTTAACAGAAGATGAAGAATTAATAAAAAATTTACAAATACATTTGATGGGATTGAAGAATAGAATTGAACATAATACTTTTTTAAATAATCCATTAATTGCGGACATTCGAACTCATTTTCCAATTATGTACGATATTAGCATCTTTTTTGCGGTAAAAATTCAAGAATTTTTTGATACAAGGTTGCAGGAAGGAGAAATAGGATACTTAACTCTTCATTTTATGGGGGCAGTGGAGCGATTGAATTCAAAAATACATAAAAAAATCGTAGTTATATCACCTATTGGTGAAGCGGTAAATGAATATATTAGAAAAAGATTATCTTCTGTACATGAACTTCGTATTGAAATCTGTGAGATATTATCTATTTTTGATGTAGAAAAAATTGAAGAATATAAACCAGATTTAGTTGTTAGTCTAATGAGTATTCCGAAAGCAATTTCCTATCCTTATTATGTATGTAAAGAACTGTTAAGTAATCAAGATATAGAACATATTTATTTGGAGCTCACTAATAAAAAAGAAAATGAGAAAAATAACATTGAACATTTTTTTGATAATGATCTATTTTTCTATGATCAATGCTTTGAAAATAAAGATGAGTTACTTTCTTATTTATGTGAACAATTATGTAAAAAAGGATACGCAAAACAAGATTATTTAGAAAAGGTTTTAAAAAGAGAACAAATTGCACCAACTGCATACGGCAATTTATTTGCAATACCTCATCCTATTGAAAAGTGTGCAGTAGAAAATAAAATATGCATATGTATATTAAAGAAACCAATTATTTGGAGTGATAAAAAGGTTAAGATTGTATTTTTATTTGCGTTAACAAAAGAAAAAAATGATAAATTTGATTCTATGTTTACGCAGATGGTATCGCTATTGGATAATATAGATAAAGTAAAAAAATTAGTTAAAACAAAAACATTAATAGAATTTCTAGCAGAATTTGTTCAAGAATAA